The nucleotide window GGACGGTCAGGGCACCATGGACGATCTCCATCGCCTGAAGGCCATTGCCGGCCAGATCGAAGGCCACACCATCTGCGCCTTCGGTGAAGCCGCGGCGTGGCCGGTGCAGGGCTTCCTGCGCCAGTTCTGGGATGAATTCGAGTACTACATCGTCAATGGTCGCTCCATTGTCGACGACAAGCTTGGAGCCGCCGCATGAGTGCGCAGCCCGCCAACCACACGGCCCCCGATCTGATCAACATCGAGATCGACGGCAAGCCGACGCAGATCCGCAAGGGTGCGATGATCATCGAGGCGGCTGACGCCATCGGCGTCGCCATCCCGCGTTTCTGCTATCACCGCAAGCTCCCGATCGCTGCCAACTGCCGCATGTGCCTGGTGGAAGTGGAAATGGGCGGCAAGCCCATGCCCAAGCCGCAGCCGGCCTGCGCCACTCCGGTGGCCGATGGCATGAAGGTGCAGACGCGTACCAACACCGCGCTGAAGTTCCAGCGCGACGTGATGGAATTCCTGCTGATCAACCACCCGCTCGACTGCCCGATCTGCGATCAGGGCGGCGAATGCGAACTGCAGGACGTGGCCCTGGGCTACGGCCGCAGCGTGTCGCGTTACACCGAGCGCAAGCGCACCATCGCCGACGAGAACCTCGGCCCGCTGGTTGCCACCGAGATGACGCGTTGCATCCAGTGCACGCGCTGCGTCCGTTTCACCAGCGAAATCGCCGGTACGTACGAACTCGGCGGCATGAGCCGTGGCGACAATCTGCAGATCGGTACCTACATCGGCAAGACCATCGAGACGGAACTGTCGGGCAACATCATCGACGTCTGCCCGGTGGGTGCCCTGACCAACAAGCCGTTCCAGTTCCAGGCGCGCGCCTGGGAGCTGGTGGCCAAGCCGTCCGTCGCCTACCACGATGCGCTGGGCTCGAACCTGTGGCTGCATACGCGCCGCGGCGAAGTGCTGCGTACCGTGCCGCGCGACAACGAGTCGATCAACGAGTGCTGGCTGTCGGATCGTGATCGCTACAGCCACCAGGGTTTGTACGCCGCTGATCGCGTGTCGGCCCCGCAGGTCAAGCGCAACGGCCAGTGGCAGACCACGACGTGGGAAGACGCGTTGACGGTTGCCGGCGAAGCGCTGACCCGCACGCCGGGTAATGAGCTCGGCGTGCTGGTGCATCCGGCCACGACCACGGAAGAGGGCGACCTGCTGGTTCGTCTTGCCCGTGGCCTTGGCAGCGCACACATCGATCATCGCCTGCGTCAGCTTGATTTCGCCGACGGCGCCGTCGCCCAGACCTTTGGTCTGCCGGTTGCGGACGTCGACAAGGTCAAGTCGGCATTGCTGGTCGGTTCCGACCTGCGCCACGAAATGCCGCTGCTCAACCATCGCGTGCACCAGGCGACCAAGAAGGGCGCCAAGGTCTACGCGGTCAATCCGGCACGTTTCGCGTTCAACTACGCGCTTGCCGGCCAAGAAGTCGTCGCACCGCAGGCGATGGTCGGCGCGCTGCTGGCCCTGGCCAAGGCCGCTGTCGATGCCGGTGCCTCGGCCCCGGGCGCGCTGGCTGACGCCATCGGTTCGGCTTCGGCTGACGCGGGTGACGCAGAGGCCATTGCCACGCTGAAGGACGGCAAGGCGGTCGTGATCTTCGGCGAAGCGGCGGCCACCCATCCGCAGGCTTCGTGGCTGCGCGCCATCGCCCGCTTCATCGCGCAGGCGACTGGTGCTGGCTTCAACGAGATTCCGGTGGGCGCGAATGCGCTGGGCCTGGCTCGCGTTGGCGTAGTCCCTGGCAATGGCGGCCTCGACGCGCAGGCCATGCTGGCCCAGCCGCGCAAGGGTTACCTGCTTTACGGCGTGGAAATTCCGCACGACGTCGCCGACGGTGCTGCCGCCATCAAGGCGCTGCACGCTGCCGAGCGCGTGGTGGCTTTCACCGCGTTCGCCAGCGCTGCGCTGCGCGAAGTGGCCGACGTGATCCTGCCGATCGCGCTGCTGCCGGAAATGGACGGCACCCTGGTGAACGTCGATGGCCTGGCGCAGAGCGTTGCGGCCGGTTCGAAGGCACCAGGCGACGCGCGCCCGGGTTGGAAGGTCCTGCGTGCCCTCGGCGGCGCGCTCAAGCTCGGCGGTTTCGAGTTCGATGACCTGTCCGGTCTGCGCGAAGGCATCGCCGATCGCAACGCACCGGTGCGTGACGGCCTGGCCGCCCGCGGCGACGTCGCTAGCCTGACCCGCGTCGCCACGTGGCCGATCTACCGTACCGATGCCGTGCTGCGTCGTGCCACGGCACTCAGCTCGCACCCGCTCAACCGTGCTCCGGCCGTGCGCCTGAACGCGGACGAGGCAGGGCGCCAGGGTCTGGCCGAAGGCGCCTCGGTGCGTGTTGCCAACGTCTCGCTGCCGCTGGTCATCGATGCATCCGTGCCCGATGGCGCGGTGTGGATCGAGGCCGCGCACGACCTCACTGCCACGCTGCCGCCTTACGGCGCAGCCATCACCCTGAGCAAGGCGTAAGCACATGGGCGAACAGATCCTCAACCAGCTCGTCTGGCCGATCATCTACATCCTGTGTATCGCCGTTCCGGTGATCCTCGCGGTGGCGATGTTCGTGTACTGGGAGCGCAAGGTCATCGGCTGGATGCACGTGCGCATGGGACCGAACAAGGTCGGTCCCCTGGGCTTGCTGCAGGCCTTCGCCGACGTGGTGAAGCTGCTCATCAAGGAAGTCATCCTTCCGACCAACGCGAACAAGTTCCTGTATTACCTGGCACCGATGCTGGCCCTGGTGCCGGCGTTCGCCGCGTGGGCCGTGATCCCGTTCAACGACAAGATGGTGCTGGCGAACGTCAACGCCGGCGTGCTGTACCTGCTGGCGATGACCTCGCTGGGCGTGTACGGCATCATCCTCGCCGGCTGGGCATCGAACTCGCGCTACGCGCTGCTGGGTGCGATGCGCTCGGCCGCGCAGGTCATTTCGTATGAGCTGGCCATGGGCCTGTGCCTGGTTTGCGTGCTGGTGCTCGCCGGTTCGCTGAACCTGTCCGAGATCGTGCATGCCCAGGCCGGTGCCAAGGGTATCTTCGACTGGTTCTGGCTGCCGCTGCTGCCGGTCTTCGTCATCTACTTCATCTCGGGCGTTGCCGAAACCAACCGCGCACCGTTCGACGTGGCCGAAGGCGAATCGGAAATCGTCGCTGGTTTCCACGTGGAGTATTCGGGCTCGGCCTTCGCGATCTTCTTCCTGGCCGAATACGCCAACATGATCCTGGTCAGCTTCCTGGCCGCGATCCTGTTCCTCGGTGGCTGGCTCTCGCCGTTCCCGGCGTCCTGGGGTTTCCTGGGGCAGGGCAGCTTCTGGTGGCTGTTCGTCAAGGCCTTCGCCTTCGCCTTCATGTTCCTGTGGTTCCGCGCCAGCTTCCCGCGTTACCGCTATGACCAGATCATGCGTCTGGGCTGGAAGGTCTTCATTCCCATCACCATCGTCTGGGTCCTCGTCGCCGGCTGCATGAAGTATTTCGGCTGGGTCAGCATCGGCACGGGAGGCTGAGCAAACCATGTCACGCGTTACGCACTATTTCAAAAGCCTGCTCCTGATCGAGCTGCTGAAGGGCATGGGTCTGACCATGCGCTACATGTTCAGCCCGAAGTACACGATGCGCTACCCGATGGAGCACATCCCCAAGTCCAACCGCTTCCGCGGTCTGCATGCGCTGCGCCGCTACGCCAACGGCGAAGAACGTTGCATCGCATGCAAGCTGTGCGAGGCCGTGTGCCCGGCACTGGCGATCACCATCGACTCCGCCCCGCGTGAGAGCGATGGCCAGCGCCGTACCACGCGCTACGACATCGATCTGTTCAAGTGCATCTTCTGCGGCTTCTGCGAAGAAAGCTGCCCGGTGGATTCCATCGTCGAGACGCACGTGCACGAATACCACTTTGAACAGCGTGGTGAAAACGTGGTGACCAAGTCGCAGCTGCTCGCCATCGGCGACCGTTTCGAGCAGGACATCGCTGCCGCCCGCACTCAAGACGCCGCGTATCGCTGAGGACACAACTGTGATTGATCCGTCTGTGTTCCAACTCGTTTGCTTCTACGCCTTCGCCGCGGTGACGGTGGTCGCTGCGCTGGGCGTGATTTCGCTGCGCAACACCGTGCATGCCGTGCTTTCGCTGGTGCTGACCTTCTTCAGTACTGCTTGCATCTGGATGCTGGCCGAAGCGGAGTTCCTCGCCATTGCGCTGATCGTCGTGTACGTCGGTGCGGTGATGGTGCTGTTCCTGTTCGTCGTGATGATGCTCGACATCAAGCAGGAGCAGGTCCGCGAAGGGTTCATCAAGTACCTGCCGGTCGGCATCATCGTCGCCCTGGTCATGCTGGGCGAAATGCTTGCCATGATCGGCGTGCGTGCCATGCATTCCCAAGTCATGGGCGCCGATCCGGCCCTCGTGTCGGCCGGTTCCAACACCGAGTGGCTGGGTCATGCGCTTTACACCCAGTTCCTGCTGCCGTTCGAAATCGCCGCACTGATCCTCACGGTCGGTGTCGTCGCCGCCGTCGCCCTGACCCTGCGTCAGCGCAAGGGTGCGCGTCATCAGGCCGCCAGCCAGCAGGTCCGCGTCCAGGCCAGCGATCGCGTCCGCCTCGTCAAGATGGCGAGCGAGCAACCGGCTGACGTCGCCGGCCAGGCCCCGAATCAGGAGACCACGCCATGATCACGCTTTCGCACTTCATCGTGCTTGGCGCGGTGCTGTTCTGCATCGCAGTGGCCAGCTTGTTCATCAACCGCAAGAACGTCATCGTCCTCCTGATGTCGATCGAGCTGATGCTGCTGGCCGTGAACATCAACTTCGTGGCCTTCTCGCGCTTCCTCGGCGACGTGGCCGGCCAGGTGTTCGTGTTCTTCATTCTCACTGTGGCCGCGGCGGAAACCGCTATCGGCCTGGCGATCCTCGTGTTGCTGTTCCGTAATCGCAGCACGATCAACATCGCCCAAATCGACAGCATGAAGGGTTGAGCCGATGGGTATGTCCACTTCCATTCTGCTGACCATCGCGCTGGCGCCACTCGTCGGCTGCTTGCTGGCCGGCTTCCTCGGTCGCTTCATCGGCCGGGCAGGGGCACACACCGCTACCATCCTTGGTGTTGGCGTCGCCTGCGCCCTGTCGATCTACGTGCTTTACCAGCTCTGCACAGGCGCGGTGCCGGTCTATAACCAGAACATCTACACCTGGTTCGAAATCGGCAAGTTCAGCGCCAGCGTCGGCTTCCTGGTCGACAAGCTCACCGCCATGATGATGGTGGTGGTCACCTTCGTGTCGCTGCTGGTGCACATCTACACCATCGGCTACATGGCCGAAGACGACGGCTACCAGCGCTTCTTCAGCTACATCTCGCTCTTCACCTTCTCGATGTTGATGCTCGTCATGAGCAACAACTTCATGCAGCTGTTCTTCGGCTGGGAGGCGGTGGGCCTGGTGTCGTACCTGCTGATCGGCTTCTGGTACAAGCGTCCGACGGCGATCTTCGCCAACCTCAAGGCATTCCTGGTCAACCGCGTCGGCGACTTTGGCTTCCTGCTGGGTATTGCGGCGATCCTGTACTTCCTGGGCACGCTGGACTACGCCACGGCGTTCTCCAATTCCGACAGCCTGATCGGCCGCACGCTGCAGATCACCGCGAACACCCATTGGGATGCCGCGACCGTGATCAGCATCCTGCTGTTCATCGGCGCCATGGGTAAGTCGGCGCAGGTGCCGCTGCATGTGTGGCTGCCGGACTCGATGGAAGGCCCGACGCCGATCTCCGCACTGATCCACGCCGCGACGATGGTGACCGCGGGCATCTTCATGGTCGCGCGCATGTCGCCGATCTTCGAACTGTCCGAGTCCGCGCTGAGCTTCGTGATGATCATCGGTGCCACCGGCGCCCTGTTCACCGGCCTGATCGGCATCGTGCAGAACGACATCAAGCGCGTGGTCGCCTATTCGACGCTGTCGCAGCTCGGCTACATGACGGTCGCCCTGGGCGTGTCCGCCTATGCCGGTGCCGTGTTCCACCTGATGACCCATGCGTTCTTCAAGGCCCTGCTGTTCCTGGGTGCCGGCTCGGTCATCATCGCCATGCACCATGAGCAGGACATGCGCTACATGGGTGGCCTGCGCAAGTACATGCCGGTGACCTGGATCACCATGTGGATCGGTTCGCTGGCCCTGTGCGGCGTGCCGTTCTTCGCCGGCTTCTACTCGAAGGACGCCATCATCGAGGCCGTGGGCGAGTCCCATCGCTGGGGTGCGAACTACGCTTACTTCTGCGTGCTGGCCGGTGCCTTTGTCACCGCGCTGTACACCTTCCGCCAGATGTACCTGACGTTCCACGGCAAGGAGCGCTTCACGGTGGTGTCGGATCACGGCCACGGCCATGGTCATCACGATGACCATCATGACGATCACCACGACGATCATGGTCACCATGAGTCCGGCGTGCTGCATCACGCGCCGAAGGAATCGCCGTGGGTGGTGACGCTGCCGCTGGTGCTGCTGGCGATTCCGTCGGTCATCATCGGTTTCCTGGCGATCGAGCCGATGCTGTTTGGCGGCTGGTTCGGCAGTGCGATTACCGTGCATGAGTCGAACAATGTGCTCGGTGAGCTGGCCCATGAGTTCCACGGTGCCGTTGCCATGGCGCTGCACGGCTTTACGCAGTGGCCGTTCTTCCTGGTCCTGGCGGCCTTCGCCATCCAGACCTACATCTATCTGTTCAACCCGGCGCTGGCCGATCGCATCAAGTCGGCCCTCAAGCCGCTCTGGACGATCCTCGACCGCAAGTACTGGGTGGACGACGTTTATTTCGCAGTGTTTGCCAAGGGTGGTGTGAAGCTTGGCCGCGCGTTCTGGAAGGGCGGTGATGCCGCGGTGATCGACGGTGCCATGGTCAATGGCTCGGCGTCGCTGGTTAAGCGCATTGCGAGCATGTTCCGCGCGCTGCAGTCCGGCTACCTCTATCACTATGCCTTCGCGATGATTCTCGGCCTGATCCTGCTACTTGGCGGGTACTGGCTGGTCGGGCAATAAGGGAACCCAGATCCATGTTCAATCACTTGCTCAGCCTGCTGATCTGGCTACCTGTCGTTGGCGCCATCCCGGTGCTGATGGCCGGGTCCGGTCGTCCGAACACCGCGCGCTGGCTTGCGCTGGCGGTGGCCGTGCTCACCTTCGTCCTCAGCCTGTTCCTGCTTACGCAGTACAACCCGGTTGACCCGGCGAAGCAGCTGACCGAAAGCTACCTGTGGATCTCGTCGCTCGGCGTCCACTACGGTCTTGCTGTCGACGGCATCTCGGTCGCACTGATCCTGCTGACGACCTTCGTCGGCATCCTGGTCATCGTGGGTGCCTGGGAAGTCATCCAGGACAAGCCGCACCAGTACATGGCCGCCATGCTGGTGCTCGAAGGCCTGATGATCGGCGTGTTCTGCGCTACGGACGCGTTGCTGTTCTACGTGTTCTTCGAAGCCATGCTCATCCCGATGTTCATCCTCATCGGTATGTGGGGCGGTCCGCGTCGTGTCTACGCCACCCTCAAGTTCTTCATCTATACGTTCTTCGGCTCCATCTTCATGCTGGTGGGCCTGATCTACCTGTACCTGAAGGCCGGTTCGTTCGACCTGAACACGCTGGCGGCGCTGCCGCTGACGCTGCAGGAGCAGACCTGGTTGTTCTTCGCCTTCCTCATCGCGTTTGCGGTGAAGGTTCCGATGGTGCCGGTCCACACCTGGTTGCCGGATGCCCACGTGGAAGCGCCTACGGGTGGTTCGGTGGTGCTGGCGGCCGTGATGCTGAAGATCGGTGGCTACGGTTTCCTCCGTTTCTCGCTGCCCATCGTGCCGGACGCGTCCGAAGCCTATGCCTGGCTGGTGATTGGCCTGAGCCTGGTGGCTGTGGTCTACATCGGCTACGTGGCGCTGGTACAGGAAGACATGAAGAAGCTGGTCGCGTACTCCTCGGTCGCGCATATGGGCTTCGTCACCCTGGGTATCTTCATCGCCTTCATGCTCGTGCGTGATGCCAACAACGCCGATGCAGCCAAGCTGGGCATGCAGGGCGCCATGGTGCAGATGATTTCGCATGGCTTCGTGTCGGGCGCGATGTTCTCGTGCATCGGCGTGCTGTACGACCGCCTGCATTCGCGCCAGATCAAGGACTACGGCGGCGTGATCAACGTCATGCCCTGGTTCGGTTTCTTCTACGTGCTGTTCGCCATGGCCAACAGCGGCCTGCCGGGCACCAGCGGTTTCGTGGGTGAGTTCTTCGTGATCCTGGCCAGCTTCAGTGCCAATCCGTGGATTGCGCTGTTCGCCGCCTTCACGCTGATCATCGGCGCCGCCTACACGCTGTGGATGGTCAAGCGCGTGCTGTGGGGTGACATCACCAACCCGCACGTGGCCGAAATGAAGGACATCAACGGCCGCGAGTGGTTCGTGCTCGGTGCCTTCGCTGCCGCCGTGCTGATCCTGGGCGTGTGGCCGCAACCGCTGATCCATCTGATGGACAGCTCGGTGACGCAGCTCGTGCAGCAGCTTGGCAACCACAAGATCTGAGAATGACCATGCCGAATATCAATGACATTCTGATCATGCTGCCGGAGCTGTATCTGGTAGTGGCGGCATGCTTCCTGTTGCTGCTCGACGCCTTCATGAAGCCCGAACAGCGCGGCATGCTGCACTGGCTCTCGATCGCCGTGCTGCTGATCGCCATCTACCTGGTCGTGGCAGGGCAGCCCAGCCAGCCGGTCACCGCCTTCGGTGGCATGTTTGTCCGTGACGGCGTGGCCGAGATCCTCAAGGTCTTCGCGCTGCTCAGCACCGCCCTGGTGTTTGTCTACGGTCGTCCGTACCTGACCGATCGCGGCTTGTTCGTCGGCGAGTTCTACACGCTGATGATCTTCGCCGTCATCGGCATCATGTTGTTGGTTTCGGCCGGTAGCCTGGTCACCGTGTACCTTGGCCTCGAACTGCTGACCTTGTCCTCGTACGCCCTGGTGGCGCTGAACCGCGATTCGAAGCTCTCGTCCGAAGCCGCCATCAAGTACTTCGTGCTGGGTGCACTGGCTTCGGGCATGCTGCTGTACGGCATGTCGATGGTCTATGGCGCCACCAGCACGCTGGACCTGGCCATGCTGCACGGTGCTGCCGCGCGCACCAGCATGCCGAACCTGCTGATTTTCGGCCTGATCTTCATGATCGTCGGCATCGGCTTCAAGATCGGTGCGGCTCCGTTCCACATGTGGATCCCGGACGTGTACCAGGGCTCGCCGACGGCCGTGACCATCTTCATCGGTTCGGCCCCGAAGCTGGCTGCTTTCGGCATGGCGTATCGCCTGCTGGAAACTGGCCTGGGCGACCTGTCGGCGCACTGGCAGCAAATGCTGGCCGTGCTGGCGGTGCTGTCGCTGGCCATCGGTAACCTGGTCGCCATCGTCCAGACGAACCTCAAGCGCCTGCTGGCGTACTCGACCATCTCCCACATGGGTTACCTGCTGCTGGGTCTGGTCAACGCCGGTCCGGAAGGCTACGCCTCGGCCCTGTTCTACGCGATCAGCTACGCGCTCATGGGTACCGCCGCGTTCGGCGTGATCCTGGCTCTGGCTCGTGCCGGTTTCGAGTGCGAAGAGATCGACGATCTCAAGGGCCTGAACCAGCGTTCGCCGTGGATGGCCTTCCTCATGCTGCTGGTGATGTTCTCGCTGGCTGGCGTCCCGCCGCTGTTCGGCTTCTTCGCCAAGTTCCTGGTGCTGCAGTCGGCCATTCACGCGGGCATGCTGTGGCTGGCCATTGTGGGTGCCGTGTTCGCCATCATCGGCATCTACTACTACCTGCGCGTGGTCAAGGTCATGTATTTCGACAAGCCGGGCGAGGGCGTCGAGCCCAGGCTGACCTCCGATCCGTCGGTGCGCCTGGTGCTGTCGCTCAATGCATTGTCCCTGCTGGTGCTGGGCTTCGCATGGGGCCCGCTGCTGGGCTGGTGCAAGAGCGTATTCCCCGGCGGCTGATCGATTTACGCAGGCATGGATGACGAGCCCATGCCTGCGATTCCTGTGATTTCGCAGGGATTTTTGGCTTTTTTCTCAAGTACTGTGAAATTAATTGCTACAAGGTGCTTGCAAGAAATCGGCCACCTCGTTAAACTTTTCAAACTCTGATGCGGGGTGGAGCAGTCTGGCAGCTCGTCGGGCTCATAACCCGAAGGTCGTAGGTTCGAATCCTACCCCCGCTACCAGATCTTTCTTAGAACAAGAAAGCCTCCTCGTGAGGCTTTTTTGTTGGGCGCAAGGATGCGTCGCACATTCGTCACGCTTTGGCTGCTACAGCTTCAAAGTTGCCGAACGTGCCCGGAAAGAGCCTGGAAGGGTCGGGACATCGGCGAGGCAGCTCTCGTTAAGAGAGCAGGGAATGGGCCGCTTGAGCCCATTTTTTGTTTCTGCAGACGGTACACAGGCTCTTATGGATACGCAGGCACTCGCACAACGCTTCACCGACGTACTGGCCGATCTGGGCCTGTCATGCCTCGGCGTGGAGTTCTCCCCATCGCAGGGCCAGAGTACCCTGCGCATCTACCTGGACGTGGAAGGCCGCGAAGTCACCCTCGACGATTGCGAGGCCGCGAGCCGCGAACTGTCCGCCATGCTGGACGTGGAAGACCCGATTCCGGGGCATTACCTGCTTGAAGTGTCGTCGCCCGGCATGGATCGTCCACTTTTCACGGCTGAGCAGTTCGGCAGGGTCACGGGCCAGGAAGTGAAAGTGCTATTGAAGGCGCCGATCGAAGGTCGCCGTCGTCTCAAGGGCAAGGTGCTGGCAGTGGAAGGCGAGCGTATTTCGCTGGAAGCCGAAGGCAAGACATTCGATTTCGATCACGACGCCGTGGAAACCGCGCGCATCGTGCCGGACTGGGCAGCGCTGGGTTATCAGCCGCAGCCCAAGCCGGGCAAGAAGCCGGCCGGCAAGAAAGCCGCCAAGTAATTCATCAGACCGATTCGGACGCCGGATGGTGTCTACGGAGTTTCTGCAATGAGCAAAGAACTGTTGCTGGTCGTCGACGCAGTTGCCAACGAAAAGGGCGTGTCGCGCGAAGTGATCTTCCAGGCGATGGAAGCCGCCCTGGCTTCGGCTGCCAAGAAGCGCTACCCGGACGAAGATCCGGATATCCGCGTGACCATCGATCGCCAGAGCGGCGAGTACGAGACCTATCGTCGTTGGGAAGTCATCGCTGACGACGGCGAGATGGAGTCGCCGTTCCACCAGCTGCGTCTCATGGATGCCATCGACGAGCGTGAAGGCTCGGTCGTGGGCGACTACATCGAGGCCCAGATCGAAAACGCCGAATTCGGCCGTATTGCAGCGCAGGCCGCCAAGCAGGTGATCGTGCAGCGCGTGCGCGAAGCCGAGCGCCAGCAGGTCGTGGATGCCTTCCAGGATCGCGTGGGTGAGCTGATCACCGGCATCGTGAAGCGCGTCGAGCGTGGCAACGTCTATCTGGACCTGGGCGGCAACGCCGAGGCGTTCATTCCGCGCGACAAGACGATTCCGCGTGAGTCGGCCCGCGTGGGCGACCGCGTTCGCGGCTATCTCTACGAAGTGCGCTCGGAAGTGCGTGGCCCGCAGCTGTTCGTGTCGCGCGCGGCACCGGAATTCATGATCGAGCTGTTCAAGCTCGAAGTGCCGGAAGTCGGCCAGGGCCTGGTCGAGATCAAGGGCTGTGCCCGCGACCCGGGCGACCGCGCCAAGATTGCCGTGGTGGCCCATGACAGCCGCACCGATCCCATCGGCGCCTGTATCGGCATGCGTGGTTCGCGCGTCCAGGCCGTGTCCAACGAGCTCAATGGCGAGCGCGTGGACATCATCCTGTGGCACGAAAACCAGGCCCAGTACGTCATCAACGCCATGGCGCCCGCCGAAGTGCAGTCCATCATCATGGACGAAGAAAAGCACTCGATGGACATCGCGGTCGCAGAAGACAAGCTCTCGCAGGCCATTGGCCGCGGCGGCCAGAACGTGCGTCTGGCCAGCAAGCTCACCGGCTGGCAGCTCAACGTGATGACGCAGGACCAGGTCACCGCCAAGAGCGAAGCCGAGCAGGAAGCGGCCCGCCAGCTGTTCATGGACAAGCTGGAAGTGGACCAGGAAATCGCCAACATCCTGGTGCAGGAAGGCTTCTCCAGCGTCGAAGAAATCGCCTACGTGCCGAGCGCCGAACTGCTCGCCGTCGAAGGCTTCGACGAAGACATCGTCGAGGAACTGCGCGCCCGCGCCCGCGATGCGCTGCTTACCGAGGCGCTGGCCGTGGAAGAGGGCATTGACGAGCATCAGCCGTCGGACGAGCTGCTCGGTCTTGACGGCATGGATGAGTCCACCGCTTACGCGCTGGCTTCCCGTGGCGTCACCACGGCGGACGACCTGGCGGATTTGGCGGTCGACGATCTGATCGATATTGAAGGCATGGACGAAGAACGCGCTGCGGCGCTGATCATGGCTGCACGCGCGCCGATGATTGCGCGTCTGGAGAAGGGCGGCTAACCGCGGGCGGCGGCGCCCTGGATGGGCGCGCCGAGGGAAACCTTCACCGGTTTCCCACCAGGGACGGGGGTAGTCGTACGGGGTGGCCCCGTACGCACGATAAGCGCGGGAACGGCGGAGAAAGAACACGATGTCGGACGTAACCATTTCACAACTCGCCAAGGTCCTTGGCATGCCGGTGGACAAGCTGCTCGGTCAGCTTGCCAATGCAGGTATGAGTTTCTCGGACCCGGAGCAGGTCATCAGCAGCACCGAAAAGGTGAAGCTGCTCGGCTTCCTGCGTCGTACGCATGGCAAGGCCGAAGAAGCGACGGATGCTGATGACAGCTCGCCGCGCCAGATCACCCTCAAGCGCCGCAAGGTCAGCGAACTGAAGGTCGCCACGCCGGGCGGCCGCGGTGCTGCGGGCGCCAAGACCGTCAAT belongs to Dyella terrae and includes:
- a CDS encoding NADH-quinone oxidoreductase subunit M — protein: MFNHLLSLLIWLPVVGAIPVLMAGSGRPNTARWLALAVAVLTFVLSLFLLTQYNPVDPAKQLTESYLWISSLGVHYGLAVDGISVALILLTTFVGILVIVGAWEVIQDKPHQYMAAMLVLEGLMIGVFCATDALLFYVFFEAMLIPMFILIGMWGGPRRVYATLKFFIYTFFGSIFMLVGLIYLYLKAGSFDLNTLAALPLTLQEQTWLFFAFLIAFAVKVPMVPVHTWLPDAHVEAPTGGSVVLAAVMLKIGGYGFLRFSLPIVPDASEAYAWLVIGLSLVAVVYIGYVALVQEDMKKLVAYSSVAHMGFVTLGIFIAFMLVRDANNADAAKLGMQGAMVQMISHGFVSGAMFSCIGVLYDRLHSRQIKDYGGVINVMPWFGFFYVLFAMANSGLPGTSGFVGEFFVILASFSANPWIALFAAFTLIIGAAYTLWMVKRVLWGDITNPHVAEMKDINGREWFVLGAFAAAVLILGVWPQPLIHLMDSSVTQLVQQLGNHKI
- the nusA gene encoding transcription termination factor NusA translates to MSKELLLVVDAVANEKGVSREVIFQAMEAALASAAKKRYPDEDPDIRVTIDRQSGEYETYRRWEVIADDGEMESPFHQLRLMDAIDEREGSVVGDYIEAQIENAEFGRIAAQAAKQVIVQRVREAERQQVVDAFQDRVGELITGIVKRVERGNVYLDLGGNAEAFIPRDKTIPRESARVGDRVRGYLYEVRSEVRGPQLFVSRAAPEFMIELFKLEVPEVGQGLVEIKGCARDPGDRAKIAVVAHDSRTDPIGACIGMRGSRVQAVSNELNGERVDIILWHENQAQYVINAMAPAEVQSIIMDEEKHSMDIAVAEDKLSQAIGRGGQNVRLASKLTGWQLNVMTQDQVTAKSEAEQEAARQLFMDKLEVDQEIANILVQEGFSSVEEIAYVPSAELLAVEGFDEDIVEELRARARDALLTEALAVEEGIDEHQPSDELLGLDGMDESTAYALASRGVTTADDLADLAVDDLIDIEGMDEERAAALIMAARAPMIARLEKGG
- the rimP gene encoding ribosome maturation factor RimP, which translates into the protein MDTQALAQRFTDVLADLGLSCLGVEFSPSQGQSTLRIYLDVEGREVTLDDCEAASRELSAMLDVEDPIPGHYLLEVSSPGMDRPLFTAEQFGRVTGQEVKVLLKAPIEGRRRLKGKVLAVEGERISLEAEGKTFDFDHDAVETARIVPDWAALGYQPQPKPGKKPAGKKAAK
- the nuoN gene encoding NADH-quinone oxidoreductase subunit NuoN, with amino-acid sequence MPNINDILIMLPELYLVVAACFLLLLDAFMKPEQRGMLHWLSIAVLLIAIYLVVAGQPSQPVTAFGGMFVRDGVAEILKVFALLSTALVFVYGRPYLTDRGLFVGEFYTLMIFAVIGIMLLVSAGSLVTVYLGLELLTLSSYALVALNRDSKLSSEAAIKYFVLGALASGMLLYGMSMVYGATSTLDLAMLHGAAARTSMPNLLIFGLIFMIVGIGFKIGAAPFHMWIPDVYQGSPTAVTIFIGSAPKLAAFGMAYRLLETGLGDLSAHWQQMLAVLAVLSLAIGNLVAIVQTNLKRLLAYSTISHMGYLLLGLVNAGPEGYASALFYAISYALMGTAAFGVILALARAGFECEEIDDLKGLNQRSPWMAFLMLLVMFSLAGVPPLFGFFAKFLVLQSAIHAGMLWLAIVGAVFAIIGIYYYLRVVKVMYFDKPGEGVEPRLTSDPSVRLVLSLNALSLLVLGFAWGPLLGWCKSVFPGG